The genome window CTCACATGTGTCTATGAGACGCTTTGATTTAGTGATTGATGATTTTTGAGTCTTTCTGAGTTTAAAGAAACAACTCTTTTCAAAAGGTCATTTTCAGGAAAGGTTCAACCCtaaatgtagtaaaaaataaaataaacccgCGAGTTGCTCTTTAAGTTATTCCAAAAAGAAATTACTCCGTTAACATACAATTATCTTTAAGCAAATGAAGATCCATAATTGATTCTATTGTTTATTACTCTGCATGCTGTATTCTTCTTTGCAAAACGTGATATGTTGTATGTCTCCCAGCAGCACCTCTCATCTCTCTGAGGTAGCAGCAGCGGTATTAATGAATATTTGCCAACAATACAGACAGGTTTCAGCCTAcattatcttttgttttttttctgtctgccCTGTAACCCCATTGCACAACGTGACCGCGAGCCACTGTATCAATTCTGGCTTTGGTATTTAGGTGTAATCAGCCATGTAGGACACCAGCTTGCCAAGAAGCACGGCCCTTTGTGAGACGCCCATCTGTTTAGTGCATTGGGACAAGCCCGGTCCCAAAGAGCTGCTGGAATGAAAGGCTGAGTATGAGAAGGCCCAGCTGAAAAGACAAGGGTGGGCGGCAGCATCAGGACACAGTCTGTCTGCGGCACTCCTGCAGTCTTATTCTAATGCAGCAGCTATGACTCCCCTGCTTGCATACAACTCAGAGATCAGAGACTAACAGATGCACCAGGGGAAGCAGACTGGGATGTCTGACACATCCATCCTTTCATGCATGCAGTGTCTGTGTCCCCCTCTCTCCCGCTCTGTTAAGCCGTTTGGCTAATATTTTCCTATTGACTCGGCAATGTACATATTACCCAGCCTTGGTGACCTCTTAGCGGGACATATCTGTGTGAGCGTGGATCGATTCATACAGTGGGCTCCCCCTCCTTGTTGTCAGTGTTCAGCGAATGGACTGGACAGAGTGGGAGCAAGTGATAAGCTGCTATCGGCCAGTCAAACCATTCCAGCAAGAGTCGTGACCCTACTGCAGCAGGGCTGATTATACCTCACCTGGGGCTGCTGAGGCTGGGAATCAAGCGGCTACACTCCAGCCTGAAATACATCACCCCTGACTGAGATCACAGCGGCAATAGGAAATGATAATAACCAGATAGTAAACAGTGGGAGctaaaatattgtactttttttttttgtcttccatGTGGAAAATATGTATTCACAAtctaattttgttttgttttctcttgctacgttgttgttgttgttgttattatcagtattattataaaCTAGGGATGCACAATATTTTCCAATTATGccgatatgtatatataatttatttcgGTCGATGGTCACATATTCTTTTTCCACCTATTTGCAGAGAACATCGAGTCTCTCCTGTTGTGAAATGAACATAATATTATGCCTACTGTTATGATGTGTGATGACCCACTGTCAGATACAGACACGCAATACAATGCTTTTCAAGATGTACACATTTACTgggtaaaataaaaagaacttCTTCAACTTAGGTTACAGGTAAAACAtgccatatttatttgtatgtaaattCATTCTACTTCAAGAGGCTTGGATGATGCTGTCCCTGAGACAATCCTGGAGATAAGCACAGCAGAGCCATTTGACCTTTTTGAGAAGTTGCAAAACAATGTCATCTCTATGAGACAGACATTCTGcagacatatttgtttttgtagccGCTTCGTCAACGGTTCACGTCACGTCATCTTATCCGCCTGCCATATTCTGAGGAAATGTTCATGTTTGGCTGATGccgacattacattttaaagcctttatctgACAATACCGAAGACTCATCGTGCTCCCCTTTCTTAAACCGAATATTAAACTCATGTTAACTGTCGTGTACATTCAAAATCTTCATTCTGAATCATATAAAGAAGggatttcaatatttattaagtattaattattatttcaatcctttcatttctttttgtcatttttatttctaaatgagCATTTTTAATGTCAGAAATGCACGGTCGTTGTTGACTGTCCTGTTTATTtagaacttttattttcaattgtggataattttttttaaatctgagcAATCGTTTCAGATGTTTCTCCTGAGCAGCCTCGAGATGTGAGGCAGGTGACCTGCTTGTGAGAGACTTGGCATGTGTTTCCCCCTTTTCCTCGAGTAGTATAGGACCATATGCCCCCCCAAAGCTTCAACAACCCTCCCGCCCCCTGCCCCTCCACTTCCCCCAAACTTACACACAAGCACGCTCTTTTCTATCAACGCAGCCCCCACCCCCGGCCCGCTGTGCCTCCTCCTGCAAACACTCCTGATAACTGACAgcagctgcggtgatgagcacAATGCGTGGGCCAAAGCAGCTCAGCTGGCCTCACTCCCCACTTGACACTGGATTGACCTCTGGCATGCGACTCGTCCTCCCCGAAGGCTGCTCTGCCTTATAGCCTGACACAgcctgtctctctatctcctctccccACACAGCCAGCAACGGGTGCATCCTCAGGTCAGCCAGGTCAATTAAATTCAAATTGAGGATAAATGATTTGTAAATCATGTAGAGATAAGGAGCTAATGCACAAAAGAGGGAGGAAGCCACTTTCACTCTTGCTAGTtgagaactttaaaaaaaatcaagttCCCCATGGATGCTTCATCAATATTTGCTTGTTGACTTTTCATCTACTGACTCACAGATAGCCTTACAGTCTCTCTCTTGAGCATGGATCCATATTTGCCCTCCCTCTACACATTCACTCCCATATGTGCACAAGCGGCATCAGCGGTGCAGTATGAATGAGCATGAAAGGCTTGTAATAGCTCTCCTCCCTGAGGGACTGATGACACCGAGGAAACCAAACAGAAGCTGATGGTGTGACAGAGCAGAGAAGGTGGTGgtagggggggagggggggggggactcatAACTCCCCCTTTGCCATTCTGCTCCTTTACAACTTTACAAAATAGCCTTTTAATTTGCTGTAGCGTCTGGGGTGTCTGAATTGTGCCTGCATCAATCACCATCATCACCGGGGGCCGTGGGCTCTCTGTCCCTTGGGCCCTTTCACTGAACGGCCCCCTCAGGCAGATCACTCTCTGTCCCCTCGTACGAGGTAGGTTCCCCCTCTTGCTCGTCTTCTCTTCCTCACTCTAACTCGTGCAAACAATGTGTTACTGCTTGAAGCCCACCACTCACTGCTTAATGCTCTAATGTTGTGTTAACTGCTAATAATCAAGgggtgtatttattttttgcttggCGGGAAAACAGAACAAACGGTCAGAATTTACTCAAGCACAACCAAGAAGTGTGTCAGTCTCTCCATGGTGACTGTCATACCACCCTACCAGCTTCTTATGATTAAGAGTTTAGATTTAGATAGATTTGGACTTAGATTCAATTTGTGGATGGGGGATACTATGTTTATTACGAGTTTGAAGACAGATCAATACATTCCTGTGCTTAAAATAATTCTAGGACTATTATTCATACCAATTTTTCTTCATACTTTTCCCAGTATGactgcaaaatacatttttacattttattcaatgCGTATGATATTTAACTTGTTGAAACCTGCAGAAACCCTGTATATACACTGCCTTGTTTgcactttaaaaataacaatgcaTACATGTATTGTCCCAGtcaaacacattaatacaactattttattattaaaggtGTTTTGTATTCCAACAGACAATAACTATGATCAGCAGGATTGATTTCCTGGTTGATTCCCACAATAGCTGTTTGATTATACACAAGGGACTTTCTTTACTTATTATGGACTACACTCTCTGGGAGGCTATTGGATTTACTAAGCGTAAAGAAATCCCCACTACCTCTGTGCAACTATTGGTACTGTGATAATGATGCCAGTGTAAAGCATCATTTCTAGGTGTTAGACTGATgaagatgtgtgtttgtaaatggGACAAATGCCTGATATGGTTTGGCAGGCCAATGTAGAGGTGGTCAATATGGATTACCCTTCACTCCGTGTGCCTGTCAGCCCTGCATTGATGGCTTTTCCTGCTTtagtaatgtgtgtttttgtgtgtagaGCTACCTTTCTGGAGTCTACATTTGTGACCTCTAAACTCGACCATTCACCATTTGTTGCTATTGTCAAATTGGTTATAAGCTGTAATTAGAGGGgactcattttcaggttcatacttgtattttgggtttctagtaaaacatatttacatgctttaatgttcaaaaatcacattctttttttcataCCGTCTGTCTAAATATACCTGTACTCAGtgtctgtctgaaacgctcctTGTTTTCTtgcctctttaaaaaaaaagccccgtctgctctgattggcttgcgagAAAAATATGGCGCACCTTTGCAAAGGCAGTTTCCAAGCtgtgggtggagatactcagatgggtGGCAGTTTATTCTAATAAGCCTGCATTGGACATAGAaaggggagccaaatctgaatgtCCTGTTGAATCCCATATTTAATGATCTAGGCCACCCACAAAGAAAACTGGCTGTAGGCACTCCAGGTTCCCAAATGTATTTGCACAAGCACtataaaagtgagtttttcataatatgtcccttttaaagtctttttttctttaacctatactattatactatatGACGGTtcctttgcatttctttatgcTACCTGTGTTATGCCAATTCAGTGAAGCGCAGGCTTTTCAAAGCTCTGTGTTGTATGCCGAGCACTGCAAATGTCACGCCAAGCTGTTCCACTTCTCAGCTCTTAAAAACCATGAAGGCAGGAGGTCAGTTGACTCAGAGCAGAAACGGTGCAGATGATATGTTCCTTGGACAGAAATGGATATTAAACTGTGCTTAACGTCAGTTACTGACACCAGTGCTGTACCACACATGCTCTGTCGCCAGTTTATTAGTTAAAAGCTAATGTGATACAACATTATGTGATGTTTCCGACATGAAGGTTATAAATTGTTTTAACTGTTTCAGAGAGTCGTTTGTGACACTTTTGAATCAtattgtgttagtgtgtttaatatattaatgAGGGTAAACCTATTAATAACACTTCTCAGTACAATACAAGTAGGTGAGTAATTATTGGATTAaccccaaaaacaaaacacgaaCTTTGGAtcctaacaaaaaaaaaggtttaacatGTGACCACACATTTTTCCATTGTGAGCCTCAACCATTAAAGTGTTCTAAACATTcttttaacaataataaaagcattttacatatttaataaacaaaagatGATTAAATCTTCTTAAAAACTCATATAATATGCCATGCAATCTTAGTATAACTAGATTAGAATAACTTGCATAAATCTGTTGAGTGAGTCCTCTGAAATTTAATATGGTGAAAAGTCTAAACAGGCCACACGTCGAGAGAAATGTTTCTGCCAGTAACTTCCTTAAAAAAAAGCCACTTGAAAAGGAAACCATAGTGCGCCCCTGATTTTTTTATCCTCACATACTTCAAGCAACACTAGATGCTCAATCAGGTTTAGCTAAATACAACTATTTTTTCTAAATATCGCAAATCAAACTATCCTATGCCAAACGATAGAGAAGACCATTAAAGGAAGTAAAAGTGGGAGCCAATTGCATCTTTAATTTAGAAACTAATATAGAAGAAGCGAGTAAATGAGGCTGACAATGAGTCTGAGTCTTCTTGATTGAACTTTTGCCAAGTGTAATCCTCATCCTGTTAGGCAGTTATGCTATCACTTTCCTGAGGTGAGATTAAGCTGCATTCAGCACACAGGGGCTGAATGGGAAAAGGCCATCCTGTTTCACAGTAGGGAGCTCTGCTGCCAGATGTATTTGTCATGTCATATTGTGTGTTGCCAGGTATTTTTCTCCTGTCTATAACTTCCTCATTCCACCACTACCTAATCAGCTTTAATTGACTTTAATTAGCATCTAGtaattaattttgttttctACAAATTATTTGTATGAATGGTCCCAGTGGGTGGCCTGTTCATCTCGTTAGGGCCAATTAGCTGCAATTAACAAACACTAATGACATGCTTTTTTCATTCCAAAACAAACAGCGTGCACCCTGCCAGATTCCAGTGCTGCACGGAGACCTCTTGTGTGTTGGAGTGGTGCAGGGGGCCAGCTCGCAGGGCTCGGCTTCTAATCAACACCTCTGATGGAGAAACACAAACCCAGGAGGAGACACTTATCCACACGAGTCGCACTTAGGATACCGCGGAGATAATTACTTTCCCCTCTAGTCTTTTCATTGTCACCCACTGTTACATTTAGGCAACTGAGATCAGGTTTCAGTCTCAAGCATTTATTCtaattagtattagtagtcTAATGCTGGACCTCTATACAGTGTGATGTCCATTTATTAGAAAGTTTACCAATTAAAGGCATGTCAAGATTTCTTAAGATTGAAAATATCAAGACATACATCGTAACATGAGACATTCTTCCCAGCAAGCATTTTTACCCCACTATTGTTTGTAGTTGACTTAAAGCAATTGTTgcaattctttgttttttattcattctttcattAATCCTATAAATCAGctgtcaaacaaaacaactaatttcaGTGAAAGTGCAGATAATTTGCTGGTGTACATTTGGCATTTATGAGCTCGTGGTGTGGCctgccaaaaataaataaaaatctaggGGAGAGAGGCAATCTAATGTATTTTTTAGCTTCAAGAAAGATTTTGCAACTCTTTCACTCGCGTTTAATTTGATAGTGTCGGGTGCTGAGATATCAGGGACTAACAGAGCTGGGAGCTTGTATGGGGAAATGCGCTATCTCCTTCCCCAATGCACCAACACGGTGCGATAACATCTAGAAGAGACAGCCTATCGCCAGAGATTATAACCATTAGTGATCCGTGTCCTTTCAAAACGAAATGAAGTATAATGTTGGGGCACAGCATTAATCCGTGTGAAAAGCTTGTGTTCGGCGTGTTCATCTGTCCTCTCCCCATACTGCGGGGATAGGCCTGCTGATAATGTGTCATATGCCACTGATGCAGTCTTATTCTCCCACACAACCCGGgaaataatttattcatatGATATCATCATTGACCCGCAGCAGGCTATCCTTGAGAGGGAAACTggttaagaaaaaataaaatggttttGAGAACGCTGTTGGAGGGTGAAGATGTTAGTTTTATTTCCTATTTATTGCTATTTCTTTACATGGACAACTCCTCAGACTGCCAGTGccatcatcattttaaaaaatattgaagAAAACGTCCCTTGacccctttttatttttgaacgATCATTACCTCAAACCTGATTcaacattaatgtctttaataaagttgttgtgtttctctttttatcGCGTTTTTTTCCAGAcatagaaaaacatatttatttgtattttataaaaaacaatgaaaggtTTAGGTAAGGTAAAGGTAAGGTTTTTCATATTGAccctcattttatttttattgtattttataaccATAGTATTGTACTTTTCTCCACATATTACTGAAGTACATGTGGTGGAGTGAAATGAAAAGGCTGCTCATAGGTTTCTCCCGCAGCTGACGTCACAGGTCTCTTAATAGGCAATAGGCTGAGCTGCTGAGTGCGCTCATTACAGCTTTTCTCTCCGACTGAGAGCTTGCACAGGGGAAAAATGGGACAGAAATGACAAGGCTGAGCTCACTGATAGCATTTCATCATTATTTTTTCTCTACTTTAGACACCACTCAGGATATATCGCACAGTGGGTACGCTATTTGTTCTGTGCTCACCCGTAAATTCGCACACTTCGGATGATCTTGATCGGAACGCGATGATCTCCAGTCTATAATTTTCAGAAATGCTGTTTATCCACAGTTTTCCTGTCTTTCGGAGCAGTTCGCCACATGTGGATTGTTGCCCTGTGGAACAGAAGAGGTACATTGAATCTCACGGATGGTGATGTAATTATTCCGATACATTTGGATACATTGGATTGGAAGTCAACACCGAGTGACgttggagaaagaaaacaaaccgaGTAAATATCCCAAACACTGAGCTGGGAATAACTGCAGACAATGGTTCAGTGTTCCAGCTGTGAAAAGCCTATTCTTGATAGGTTCTTGCTCAAAGTTTTGGACAGACCGTGGCACATCAAATGTGTCCAGTGCTGCGAATGCAAATGCACTTTGACAGAGAAGTGTTTTTCACGTGAAGGGAGACTGTATTGTAAGAATGACTTCTTTAGGTAAGCATGCAAAGTGTTTGTGgtttagtatttatttacaagaaaaacgtatttttttttattacacaatgttgtcaaatgtattttattttaagctaataaaagtaaatacattgaATTTGACAGTCCactgtaataaaagaaaatgcgaATTCTCAAATTATGGATGGGGCCTGTATTAAAACTACTGGACCATGTTCTGACAGAGGTTCAATAAACCGTCTTTGTTTACACTGTGGGAGCTGAAAACTGCGTGAAATGTTGCAGGtgtcagttgttgttgtttttttttgtttttgattgtgtttgtttcgAGAATCAAATATTAATTTGAAAATTGTGGGGAAAAAActcaagtttatttaaaaatgcgttgtaaaaacaacagcctttcttatttttcttcttctgtagtaTTATATTAGAGCAGCTAACAGAGCTAACCATTATTGCACGTGTGATTGCTATAATGGACTTGATTTGAcaattatatgttatattatttgtcATACATTTTACTTTAGGTTACgctttatataatatttaaaaaatacacattattatagtttaattaaaatacagtaaacagTAGTTCTTGATTTCTGTGTGGGTTATTATCATGTCAGTATTTATCCAAACATATAGGCATTATACTACATCTGTACTGAAACTTCCCCCTGACTGTTGCTCTCCCTTGATCTTCAACAGGACATTTGGGACCAAGTGTGACGGTTGCGCCCAGGGGATTTTACCCAGTGATCTAGTGCGCAGGGCGAAGAGCAAAGTGTTTCACCTGAACTGTTTCACCTGTGTGATTTGCAACAAACAGCTGTCCACCGGAGAGGAACTGTACATCTTGGATGAATTCAAGTTTGTTTGTAAGGAGGACTATCAAAACAACAATGGAAAAGACACAATCCTCCTTTCAGGTGATTATGTGTTAATCAAGCAATTCAGAAACTAGGCATTTATTGTGTCtgatgtttatttagttttctaattctaattattaataaatgaaaaggtaaagtatgtattataattattattattattatattattattattattattattattattattattattattattattattatcagctgATTTTTAGTTCTAGTCCtgtcaaaaatattttgtatcaGCCTAAATTGGCTGGTGTATTTAGTGATAAcgtcatttataataataacatatttctGCTGCTTTATTAATAACTCGCTTTAAAAATATCGCTGTTTTTGCGGCTATGATTTAGATTCTCCTGGTCCATGTTGCTAACATACAGCATTTGTGTTATTCTCGTGGCAGTCACGACGTGCAGCGACCCGAGTCTGTCTCCAGACTCCCAGGACCCGCAGGACGACGGGAAGGACTCAGAAACGGGACATTTGTCCgataaagacaacaacaacgaGAATGACGAGCAGAGCACCGTCGGGAAACGACGCGGGCCTCGGACCACCATTAAAGCCAAGCAGCTGGAGATCCTGAAAGCGGCTTTCGCGGCCACGCCGAAACCCACCAGGCACATCCGGGAGCAGCTGTCACGGGAGACCGGCCTCACTATGAGAGTCATCCAGGTAAAAGgctaaaggaagaaaaaaaataaacaaagccaAAAAACAACGAGTTAATACCGAGAGTGTATTTCCTGATGAAACTGCATCTATTATCGCACACCTCAGGTCCATCCTAATCTGATCAGTCAGCACTATTAACAGGTTACGGTGCCTCGAGGACCAACGACATAGAATAAAGTCAGGCGTGTAAATTATATGGtagaaaaactccctaaaagctTTTATGGACACAAGCTTTTTTTTGGCACCACATTTTGACACCCTTAGGGAATTTGTCCTTAATGCTctggtgattttttttttcaaatgggCTTTCCAAACCAATTTGATCCATAATCTTTACTCCCATCGGCTCCTAAACCCTTAAAAGCAGGACTCACTTAGCACTGGTGTCCATggacatattttaaaaagctccCTTGATGAAATTTCCTGGTGGATTGACGCTTCGTTTTTGTCATCGAAATGCATTTAAAGTAGTCAACATTTTGTTTCAGTGAGCTGAATAGTCAACGCCATTTGCTGTTTacgcattacattacattcatccCCATTCCATTATCCAAACAgtctatttaaatatttttttttacctgaacCTCATGTCCATTTTTTTAGGCAATAAGTGCATCGTAATAGTTTCAGGAACTTACAGTAAGAGTTCTTCTAATTTAGATCTATAAATGATCGACATTTATAAATTCTCACTCACTCAGAAACGTTGCT of Cottoperca gobio chromosome 14, fCotGob3.1, whole genome shotgun sequence contains these proteins:
- the LOC115018925 gene encoding LIM/homeobox protein Lhx1-like isoform X1; the encoded protein is MVQCSSCEKPILDRFLLKVLDRPWHIKCVQCCECKCTLTEKCFSREGRLYCKNDFFRTFGTKCDGCAQGILPSDLVRRAKSKVFHLNCFTCVICNKQLSTGEELYILDEFKFVCKEDYQNNNGKDTILLSVTTCSDPSLSPDSQDPQDDGKDSETGHLSDKDNNNENDEQSTVGKRRGPRTTIKAKQLEILKAAFAATPKPTRHIREQLSRETGLTMRVIQVWFQNRRSKERRMKQLSSLGGRRHVFFRGQRRMRALGERLEAEELGHFSYYGDIHMTADYPGEYYGSGGNYEYYQGPPSSHAQTPADLGFVPSSIPAGTPLGAIDHHHPGHHCPGEVHCFSDTVSHHPADSPSPEPNMPGSMHSISSEMCGPSTPYTTVSLSDNGYTNQLSQPSSEMSEGTVW
- the LOC115018925 gene encoding LIM/homeobox protein Lhx1-like isoform X2, producing the protein MVQCSSCEKPILDRFLLKVLDRPWHIKCVQCCECKCTLTEKCFSREGRLYCKNDFFRTFGTKCDGCAQGILPSDLVRRAKSKVFHLNCFTCVICNKQLSTGEELYILDEFKFVCKEDYQNNNGKDTILLSVTTCSDPSLSPDSQDPQDDGKDSETGHLSDKDNNNENDEQSTVGKRRGPRTTIKAKQLEILKAAFAATPKPTRHIREQLSRETGLTMRVIQVWFQNRRSKERRMKQLSSLGGRRHVFFRGQRRMRALGERLEAEELGHFSYYGDYPGEYYGSGGNYEYYQGPPSSHAQTPADLGFVPSSIPAGTPLGAIDHHHPGHHCPGEVHCFSDTVSHHPADSPSPEPNMPGSMHSISSEMCGPSTPYTTVSLSDNGYTNQLSQPSSEMSEGTVW